Genomic window (Hydrogenimonas cancrithermarum):
ATCACCATCGTCCATACGGGAAGAGACATCGCCAAAGAGCGTAACGGCTGGATCTGTCTGAGTGTCGCTCTGATCGTACTGGCGACGATCCTTCGCATCGCCGTCGCCTTCTATCCAGAGCAGGCATCGACCCTTTACCTACTTTCGGCTCTGATTTGGAGTGCACCATTCCTGATCTACATAATCCGCTATTCCGAATGGCTGCTTTCACCGCGAGTGGATGGATTGCCGGGATAACACAGCATACTGACATTCCAGGCAAACCACTCAAACGTGATACGAAATACCAAAAGAAAAATTTGGCAATCTAATTCTGACACTTTTATGTATTGTCGGTACCATGATGAAAAGTAGGCTTTTCAGCGTCGACTACTTATACCCATATGAAGCCTATGTATCATGTGAGCAAAGAAGGTCAAAAAAGTAAAATGGAAAAACAGAGCTCCGCCAAAGCGGAGCTTCGAGTTAGTTCAGGTCAGGTTTTGGTGTTTTGTCGGTACTTGCAGGAAGTTCGGGATAACGGACATACGGTTTCTTGCCGGTCAGCGCACCGAAGAACGCTTTGATCTTGTCGGCCTCTTTGTCGCTGATCTTCACGCCAAGCTGGGTTTCACCCATGATTTTGATCGCCTCTTCGATATCCCAGACCGCACCGTTGTGGAAGTAGGGGCGTGTTTCGAGAATGTTGCGCAGTGTCGGCGTCTTGACCATTCCGTTTTTGTCACCTTTGAAGTCGCCGACATTGGCATACTTGTACTTGCCGACGGCAGGGAACGGCTGCATGCTTCCACCGAGCCCGACGCCGTTATGACAGCTCGCACACCCTTTGTCGATAAAGATCTTCAGCCCCTCTTTCTCTTTCTTGGTGAGCGCTTTGTCACATCCGTTCAGAAACTCGTCGAAGCGTGAAGGGGTGACGAGTGTGCGCTCGAAAACGGCGATAACGTCCGCGACATCTTTGAAGCTCGGTTTGAACTTCGGATCGTTATAGGCTTGTTTGAACGCTTTGACATACGCGGGCATGGAGTTCACGACCTTTTCGACATGCTCTTTCGTCGCCGCCATTTCAGGCGTCGCCTGGATCGGCCCCTGTGCCTGATCTTCGAGATCCGGGCTTCGTCCATCCCAGAACTGTTTTTCCATAAAGACCGCATTGTAGACGGTTGGAGAGTTCAGGTGGTGCGGATTTCCTCTCCATTTGTGGCCTGTCGCCACATCGACACCATCGACGCCGCCGGTCGCAAGGTTATGGCATGTGTTACAACTGATGAGGCCGCTTTTGCTCAGCCGTGGATCGAAATAGAGTTTTTTGCCCAATTCGATTTTTTCGTCCGTCACCGGATTTTTCGGATTGTCGATGAGTTTATAAAGCTCTGTCTTGTTTTCCGGGATCGGCTTGAGTCCCGCCTGTTTCGCTTTCTCGATCAAAGCGTCGGACGCGACGGCACTGAGACCGAATGCTGCAACGACACTCAATGTAATAGTCAATTTTTTCATATTCCTGCTCCTTCAAATTTTTTTAGAATAATACCATTAAAAGATAAATTTTTTCCTTAAATAAACTTCTTTACTCCCACCGATATTTCGTCATCGGTGTATCGTCACGGTTCGCCCACTCCTTCATCGAAGCGTCGTAAAGTTTCGCTTTGGTGAATCCGAGCAGTCGATGGAGCACGAAATAGTTCATCGATGTCTCAAGGCCACCCGTGCAGTAGGTGACGATCTCTTTTTCCGGGTCGAGACCCATCCCGTCAACCAGCATCGCTTCGATCGTGGCGGCCGGCTTCATCGTCCCATCGTCGTTGAAGCTGTATTTCCAGAAATAGCTGCTTGCACCGCTGACATGGCCGGCACGTTTCAATGCGGGCTGCTTTCTGGCACCGAAGTAGAAAACGGCCGGGCGGGCATCGAGCATCCGAACTTTTCCGATACGTGCTTCGACCCCCTTCAGGTCCACCGCCATTTTCGGATGGAACGAAGCTTCGAAATCTCCTGGCTCGACGGCCGGTATCGCTTTGGAGAGCTTTCCACCCGCTTTTCGCCATGCCTTCAGGCCACCGTCGAGCATCGCCGTATTTTTAAACCCGTAGAGCTCCATCGCCCATATCACATAAGAGGGCTTGAGCATATCCTTACTGTTGCTGTGGTGCGAGTAGACGACCACTCTGCTCTCCTTGCCGATGCCCAGACGGCGCATCAGTGTCTCGATCTCCTCCATGGAGCGGACGAGGGCGAATTTTCCATTCACTTTCCGCCATTTTCCGATGCCGCTCTGCACGGCACCCGGAATATGCCCCTTTACATAAAGTTTTTTCGAAGAGAGATCGACGATAACGAGATCTTTGTCATTCAAATGGGCTTTCAGCCACTCGGCATTCACCAGTGGCTCCATCGCGAAAAGCGAAAGCGAAACCGCAACGAGCATTAAAATTTTTATCATCTATTTTCCTTTTGTTTCGACATCAGCACAAATGTTCACGCTTGAAATACTCCTGCGGTGCTTTGCAGAGTGGACAGGCTTTGGGTGCTCTCTTGCCGCGATGGACATGGCCGCACACTTCGCAGACCCAATACTCCTCATCGCCACTTTCGAAAAATCCCTCCTCTTCGAGGCACTTTTTGAGTTCCGAATATTCGCGTTCATGCTCCACTTCGACTTTGCCGATCGCTTTGAGAAGCCTCGCGATCGAGTTGTATCCCTCCTCTTCGGCTATTTTCGCAAAATTCGGATACATCTGTGTATGTTCGTAATGCTCACCCTCCATCGCGATATCGAGGTTTTTGAGTGTTTCGTAGATCTCGATACCGTAGAGCAGCTGGTTGTAGGCTTTGAATTCCGCCTTGGCATGATACTTTTCGTTCAACGCCGCTTCCTTGAAGTGCTCGGCGATACGGTGCCACCCCTCTTCATACGCCATCTCGGCGAAAAACTCATACTTGTTTCGCGCCATCGATTCACCGGCGAAGGCTTTCATCAGATTGACCGCTGTCAGATTCTCGGTCGTGCATACCATCTCTTCACCGCAGCAGACCAGCGTACCGCCACCCACTCTCTGGACTTCGACTTCGTTGCCACACTTCTCACACCTGTATGTTTCGTACTGTCTCATGAAATTGAACCTTTGATCTGGTCGATAAACTCCGTAATATCCTCGTGCAATGCCACGAGATCCTCTTCATGTTCCACTTCATCGGCAAGAATCTGGCTGACGATGTCGTAGGTCACGATATCTTTTCCCTGCGTCATCTCCGCGAGCTGACTGTAGACGCCGATGGCACACTGCTCTCCCTTGATCGCGTCTTCGAGAATATTCAACACATTGAACTCCGTCGGTGCGTCGTAACCGCAGTTCGTCTTTTCGAACCACTCTTTCGGATGTAGAATCGGTGTGCCACCCAACTGGATGATCCGATCCGCTACCATACCGGCATGGCGAAGCTCGTCCGCCGCATGCTGATCCAGTTCGGCAATCGCCGCATCTTTCATGATCCCTTTGACGACCTTGCTCTCTATGTAGTACTGATAATAGGCCAGCCACTCGTCCGCATACGCCCGGTTGAGTAGATTGATCACTTCACCGATCTCCAAACCCTTGATGATCGAATTTCCTCGAGTCGCCATAATTTCTCCTTTTCTATGGAAAATATTTTTCCTTTGATAATTATTGTATAATTTTCCTTAAAAGAAAATAATTTTCCTTAAAAAGGATATCTCTTTATTGTATTATTCGAATAGTTGATGTATAAACTTATAAAAACAAAAACTTCGGTAAAATGCCGAAATTTATAGAGGGAGATTTTATGAAAGGGACCGCGGAACTGCTCAAAGAGCATGAACTGAAAGTGACGCCACAGCGGTTGAAGATCATATCGATGCTCGAAAAACATGGGCATATCAATATCGAAGATCTTTATCAGGAGATGCTTAAAGAGTTTCCAAGCGTATCGCTTGCGACAATTTACAAGAATATCAATCAGATGATCGAAAACGGCCTTATCCAGGAGGTCAAACTGCCACAAGCCAAATCGGTCTACGAGCTCATCAAGGATCCGCATCTGCATATGGTATGCGATAGATGCCATAAAGTCGAAGACATCGTCATCGGCGTTGAAAAAATCATAGAAGAGGCTGAAAATTTAAGCGGCTATAAAATCGAAGAGAGCTTCATAACTCTGCGCGGAATCTGTCCTGAGTGTCAGGCCAAATCCCGATAGTACACTCCATTAGGCATTCCATTCGCATCTTCACCATTTATCCAAAACCCTATGTGCCGAATTGCATTATGGTCGGTTCGGTTCATTGATTCGACAGGGCCGAAGAAGAAGGGGTTTGTGTAGTAAATAAAAAAAGGCAAGCGGGAGCATCCCGCTTGCCTTTTCATGGTGGAAATGGGCGTCGATTACATCATGCCGCCCATACCTCCCATACCACCCATATCCGGCATTGCCGGAGCGGCGGCAGCTTTCTCCTCTTTGACTTCGCTGACGGTCGCTTCGGTTGTCAGCAGAAGGCTCGCAACGCTTGTCGCGTTCTGGAGTGCGACACGCTCGACTTTGACCGGGTCGATAATACCCGCTTCGAGCATGTTCACATACTCACCGGTTGCCGCGTTGAAACCGACATTTTCGTCTTCGGCACACTGTACGTTGTTCGCGACAACGCCTGCATCGAAGCCGGCATTCTCCGCAATCTGCTTGAGCGGAGCGTTGACAGCGCGCAAGATGATGGCCGCACCGATCGCTTCGTCGCCCTCGAGATTGAGCTCGACCTTGCTTGCAGCGCGGATCAGTGCCGCACCGCCACCGATAACGATACCCTCTTCCACAGCCGCTTTGGTCGCGGAGAGTGCGTCGTCGACGCGGTCTTTCTTCTCTTTCATCTCTGTTTCCGTCGCAGCACCGACTTTGATGACCGCGACACCTCCGCTAAGCTTCGCGAGACGCTCCTGCAGTTTCTCGCGATCGTAATCGCTTGTCGTATTCTCGATCTGAATTTTGATCTCTTTGATGCGCGCTTCGACTGCCGTTTTGTCACCCTTACCATCGACGATCGTCGTATTGTCTTTATCGATAACCACGCGGCCCGCCTGTCCGAGATCCGCAACGGTTGCACTCTCGAGTGTACGTCCGACCTCTTCACTGATAACGGTACCGCCGGTCAGTGCCGCAATGTCTTGCAGCATCGCTTTACGTCGATCACCGAATCCCGGTGCTTTGACCGCCGCGATGTTGAGGATACCGCGCAGTTTGTTGACGACCAGTGTCGCAAGCGCTTCACCCTCGACATCTTCCGCGATGATGAGCAGTGGGCGGCCGCTTTGCTGGATGCCTTCGAGCACCGGAAGGATATCTTTGAGGTTCGTGATCTTCTTGTCGGTCAGAAGAATGTACGGATTTTCGAGAACGGACTCCATCTTCTCGGCATCGGTGATGAAGTATGGGCTCAAATATCCGCGGTCGAACTGCATACCCTCGACCACTTCGAGTTCGTCGATGATACCCTTGGCCTCTTCGACGGTGATGACGCCGTCTTTGCCGACTTTTTCCATCGCTTCGGCGATCAGGTTACCGATCGTCTCGTCGGAGTTTGCGGAGATCGTCGCAACCTGTGCGATCTCTTTTTTGTCTTTGACCTCTTTGGCGATCTTCTTCAGCTCTTCGATAATCGCGTTGGAGGCTTTGTCCATACCGCGTTTCACTTCGATTGGGTTGGCACCGGCCGTGATGTTGCGCAGGCCCTCTTTGAAGATGCTGTATGCAAGAACGGTTGCAGTGGTCGTACCGTCACCCGCTTCGTCGGCTGTTTTGCTCGCAACCTCTTTGACAAGCTGCGCGCCCATGTTTTCGATAGTGTTTTTGAGCTCGATCTCACGTGCGACGCTCACGCCGTCTTTGGTAATGCTCGGTGCACCGAAACTCTTTTGAATGAGTACGTTGCGTCCGCGCGGCCCCATCGTCACTTTGACCGCATCGGCCAGTTTTTTCACGCCTTCGAACAGTTCGTTGCGTGCCGCATCTGAAAAATGAATCTCTTTAGCTGCCATCTTTCACCCTCCTCTTATTTCAAAATTCCGAGAATGTCGTCGCTGTTGAGAATAAGCAACTCTTTTCCGTCAATGGTAATCTCTGTTCCGCTGTATTTGCCGAACACGACTTTGTCACCCACTTTGATGTGGCCTTCCTCTTCTACTTCCGGTCCAATCGCCAGAACTTCAGCCTCCTGGGGCTTCTCTTTGGCGTTATCGGGAATGATAATGCCGGATGCAGTTTTTTGTGGTTCATCAACACGCTCTACCAAAACTCGGTTCGCAAGTGGTTGGAAACTCATTGACGCTCCTTTCGTGATGTGGATTTTAGCAATTACTTTTTATAAGTGCCGAAATTTTAACCCAAAATTTTTTCTTTGTCAAGATATACATCGAATTATTTAGCTATATCGATGCACATTCTTTAGTCTTTTTGACTAAATGTTTAAACTACAATCCTCTATTCATGGCGCTCATGATATAATGTGCGAAATATTGTATACGAGGAAACGATGATGAAAATATTTGTGTCGATGCTTTTTCTGCTCCTTCTACTATTTGGAGCGGCTTACGGCTTACTCTTTACCACTCCCGGGAACAACTTCCTTCAGCCGCTTCTTGAAAAAAAAATAGCTGCACAGGTACCATTGCCGACCAGGTTGGAGACATTTCTTCTTCGCCCGGATCGTTTCGAGTTTGCTCTCAAAATCGGAGACGATACGATCATTTCCACCAAAGGTACGATGAATCTGCTGTCACAACACGTCGATGCGACTTACGACGTCGAAATCCAGGAACTTTCAAATCTTCAAAAACTCATCGGAACCAAATTCAATGGGCCGTTCAGGACACACGGGAGCGTCAAAGGCGACAAAGAGCGGATGCAGATCGATGGCGAGAGCGATATCGCCGAAAGCGAGACGGCATATCACCTGACACTCAAAGCGTTCAAACCCGGGGATCTGAAAGCCGATGTCGAACATCTTCATATCGAGAGGCTTCTGCATATGCTCGATCAACCCGATTACGCCCAGGGAATCGTGAATATCAAAGCCGATATACCCAGTCTGGATATGGAAAATCTCGATGGAAAGGTGCTGACGACCATCAGAAAGGGACTTCTTCACCCTCTTCCGATCGAGCGGGATTTCAACCTGAGCATCCCGTCCAATTTTACCTTCAAGGGTGACATAGCGACAGACCTTGAACATACCAAAGCCGTTTCCGATCTATGGTTTGTCACATCGGTTGCGAATCTGAGCGCGAAGAGACTCGCTTACGATATCAAAGAAGGAGCGCTCTCCACCGACTATACCTTGAATGTACCCGACCTCGACAAGCTCCACTTCATCACCAATCAGCACATGAAAGGCGATATAAAAATCACCGGCGATGTCGAAACCTCCAAAAACCTGGTCCAAGCCACAGCGCACTCCGACACATTGGGCGGCGCTTTCGATGCCCTTTATAAAAACGGAATCGCCAATGTCCAGATCAAAAACATCCAAACCGTTGCATTGACCGACATGCTACTCTATCCGCATATTTTCGATTCCCGTGCCAATGCGAAACTGACCTTCGATACGCTGAAACAGATAGGAACCCTCCATGCCGAGCTTCTTAACGGACAGATCCTTCCCAATAAAATGAGTTTCCTTCTTCAACAACTGGCGAATTTCGACATTACGAAAGAGGTGTATGAACGTACCATCATCGATACAAAAATCGACAAGAAAATATTGCGGTCGGACCTCTATATGAAAAGCCGTCTGACGGAAATAAGTTCGAAAGATGGAAAGATCGATCTTGAAAATCAAACCATCGATACGACGCTCGACATCAAAATTCGAAAAATGATGCTGCCTGTAACGCTCGAGGGGCCACTGATGAAACCGAACATCAAAATAGATAAAAATGCTCTCTTGAAATCGAAGGCAAAAGAGGAGATCGAAAAGAAACTTCCTGAGAGCATCAAAAACTCTCCGGCGGGCGATTTGATAAAAAGCTTCTTTTGACTCTTGACAAATCCTCTGGGTTAGGATAAAATACCGCTCCACAAACAGAGGTTGGCTGGGTAGCTCAGCTGGCTAGAGCGCTGGTCTCATAAGCCGGAGGTCGGGAGTTCAAGTCTCCCCCCCGCCACCATACTTCAAGTCCTAAATTCAGTGATTTCAATCCTATTCTTTCAACTCTGATTTCGTTTAAGTTTTCTCTAGGTGACACTTTGGGTGACACTTTCAAGATTTTCTACTGATTTTCTTTCGGACAAGCAATGCAGAGTCCACGCAGTGGAAAGTATTGATTCAACAAACGCAGTGCGTTAGTCTTCTCCACTCTTCCACGTTCTGTTCAATAGTGGTACTCGTAGATGTCACCGTCATATTCGCGGTAGCATCCTTCGTACTCCAGATCTCTTGCAATACCCTCGTAATCGATATGATTGGCGATAAGTGCTGGGATATTATCAAGGTTATAGCTTTCCTGGATCAGGTTATAAGCGACATCCTCCATCTCCTGACCTTCGTGGATGATTACTTCATCGGAACTGGCGATAGCGTCGTCAATATCGAGTGATATACCTTGATCCAGGAGAAACCGAACTGCTTTGAGCTGATATGGCTGGAGTTCGGAGAGTTTTTGAACTTGATCGTTCAGTTCGAAGAGGTTTGCGTACTCTTCCACGTCAAGCACCTGCTCTTCTTCCCATTCGTAGTCTGTTATGAAATACTCCTCGTGATCTTCCGTCTTACAAACGGTTTCACCCTCGTTCAGCACTTCTGAAATCGTATGTGAGAGCTCAAAAGAGGTCAGTGGCAGTTCGATCCATTTCCCACCCCAATGTCCTTCGTTGTACGCCTGCAAGTCTGTAAGATAGACTTTTAACATGATTACCTCCTGTGATTTGGATTCATCACTAGAAAGGAACCAGATAGGAGAGATGTCAGTGGCGGTGTTCGGGGTACTATACTCCAAGGGTGTGGAAAGAGGTGTAAAGAATCCTTTGGGTGTGAATACCCCGGGGCATTCCGAAAGTATCGGGACTGTGAGTTAATACTGAGGTCGTAAGTCTGTGAAGATTTTTTGAAAAAAGTTTCGGAAGATCATCTATACAACCAACATCATCGAATCGGTCCACCGGCAATCAGGAAACTGAACAAAAACCAAGGGAGCCTTTTCGAATGAAAATAGCCTGCTGAAACTGCTTTATATGGGCATCTAGAATGCCAAGAAGAAGTGGTCCAAGCCCATCGCCAACTGGAATCTGACACTGTCCCAGCTGGCCATCATCTACGAAGGCAGGCTTGACGGGGTATTGGAGCTTTGATATGATTTCGGTCTACTGGATCCTGACACAAAATTCTGAACAGCCTCGCAGTATTCACAACCTCTTTACAAACCATCTCGCCTTCTCTGTTGTCTTTTCTTTCGTCTCATGGATGCCGGGCCATAATTGATGGTCGACGGTGAGTTCGATGAAGAGCCTGAAGTCGTCTATAACGAAATTCTTCCGAAACTAGGCGTAGCTATTCTCCCTAATTGCTTTCGTCAACTGATACAGACATCACCCATTAGGACCATACGGGGAATCTTTAGGTAATAGATACCACGGTGTTGGCGTTACGGGGTACTGAACTACAATCTTCATGTCCTTGTAACAATATATGCCTTTTCCTGTCTCGTGGGTACTCCCTCCAAGAAAAGTGGCGGTCCAGCCCCGCGCGATATAAAAGATTTTTCTTACTTTGTAACTCCCTTTGTTTTCTCGAAATTCGTTCAATGCTTTTTCAACAAAGGGGAGCCCAGTCGCGATCTGCAGTTTTTCCACAATGATCGATGCGTCGAGATTGACAAAATCGAAGTCGTACGCACTCAGTTTTTTGTAGACATTGGGCAGTAGATCCCGCTCCATGGGAGAGTCCCAGTGTTTGCACTGCACAAGATCCAGGGTGCGGTTTTTGGGCGAAATGTAGACCAGGTCGACCCCTTTGTCTTCAAAGCCCCTGATTTGACCATTGTAAATGACAAGTCCGCCGTTTTTTTCGTGGTGGAGCCCAATGAACAGTTCGTAATTTTTCCCCTTCTCAAGCGGATGGGGTGCGGCGGCGATTTGGGGATCGGCGGCCACTTTGAGGCCGTGGACGATTTCTGCGAAAATAACAATCGGCATTTGTATTATGGCAACGAGGATTTCCAGCAAGGATTTATCGTCCGGTTTTTTTCTTGGGGGCGGCAGGCAGGGTAGCCCCTGGCTCCAAAAATCATCCGTCTCGAGCAGACGGGCTATCCGGAACTCGAGCTGCTCCGCCTTTAGCCGAAACAGAATCTCCATCGTGTCCGTGTCGTCATCTTTCATCCTGGCGTATAGTGCCGCTATTTTTTTCGCATCCCTGTTGCCATAATGGACCGTCAGTTGCTGTTCGATATCGTCGAGGACCGCATCCATGTCTCGGCCACTCTTTTCTGACCCACGGACAGCGGATCGGCGAAGGAAGTCTATGCGTTTTTGGGTTCGGTACCGAAGCCAGCCCAGGCCAAGATCCTCGTTTTTTGCGGCGGCGTCCGTCCCGTGCCACCGAAGGAGTGCCTCGAGGGTACGTTCAAACTCATTAACCTGTTTCGCGAGAAGATTCAAAATATGCTCCATAGTTTAATTTTTAGTCTAAAAAGCGGATGGAGTCTGAGTACGGCCGTATCCCTCAATGTTTCGTCAAGCCAGAGCCGTGCATCTTCCAGTTTCAGTATGACGGGTATCCGATCGTGGATGGGTTTCTATCAGGGAGTATTCGAATTTTTATGTTATACGGAAAAGTTCATGAAAATTCAGCAGGAGTGACATAAAAATTCTAACACTCCCATGATACTAATACAACTTATACAATTTTATGAAACAACGTGCTTAAACCTAAAAAGGGGGTAGATTATTTTCTTGCATTATTTTGTCTGACCATAGGTATAATTCTTGCATATTTCTTAATTCATCTTGATCATTTTTTACAAAACCTTGTTCGATTGCTGTTTTTTTATTTTTTAGCCACGATTTTAATAAACTATTTAAATATGGAATATTTTCTGTTTCTATTTCTCCATCACTACCTACAAGTTCGCCTATTTTGTGACCAAGCCATATTGAATATTCATTGGCTGATTCTCCATCCCCATTATCAGCTGCTAGTGACATCCAGTCGAGAATACTTGCATCATCAACTTCTACACCTTCCTCTTTCATTACCATTAATGAATACCACATTGCTATTTGAGCA
Coding sequences:
- a CDS encoding ferritin family protein, with product MRQYETYRCEKCGNEVEVQRVGGGTLVCCGEEMVCTTENLTAVNLMKAFAGESMARNKYEFFAEMAYEEGWHRIAEHFKEAALNEKYHAKAEFKAYNQLLYGIEIYETLKNLDIAMEGEHYEHTQMYPNFAKIAEEEGYNSIARLLKAIGKVEVEHEREYSELKKCLEEEGFFESGDEEYWVCEVCGHVHRGKRAPKACPLCKAPQEYFKREHLC
- the groES gene encoding co-chaperone GroES — translated: MSFQPLANRVLVERVDEPQKTASGIIIPDNAKEKPQEAEVLAIGPEVEEEGHIKVGDKVVFGKYSGTEITIDGKELLILNSDDILGILK
- a CDS encoding cytochrome-c peroxidase, translating into MKKLTITLSVVAAFGLSAVASDALIEKAKQAGLKPIPENKTELYKLIDNPKNPVTDEKIELGKKLYFDPRLSKSGLISCNTCHNLATGGVDGVDVATGHKWRGNPHHLNSPTVYNAVFMEKQFWDGRSPDLEDQAQGPIQATPEMAATKEHVEKVVNSMPAYVKAFKQAYNDPKFKPSFKDVADVIAVFERTLVTPSRFDEFLNGCDKALTKKEKEGLKIFIDKGCASCHNGVGLGGSMQPFPAVGKYKYANVGDFKGDKNGMVKTPTLRNILETRPYFHNGAVWDIEEAIKIMGETQLGVKISDKEADKIKAFFGALTGKKPYVRYPELPASTDKTPKPDLN
- the groL gene encoding chaperonin GroEL (60 kDa chaperone family; promotes refolding of misfolded polypeptides especially under stressful conditions; forms two stacked rings of heptamers to form a barrel-shaped 14mer; ends can be capped by GroES; misfolded proteins enter the barrel where they are refolded when GroES binds), translated to MAAKEIHFSDAARNELFEGVKKLADAVKVTMGPRGRNVLIQKSFGAPSITKDGVSVAREIELKNTIENMGAQLVKEVASKTADEAGDGTTTATVLAYSIFKEGLRNITAGANPIEVKRGMDKASNAIIEELKKIAKEVKDKKEIAQVATISANSDETIGNLIAEAMEKVGKDGVITVEEAKGIIDELEVVEGMQFDRGYLSPYFITDAEKMESVLENPYILLTDKKITNLKDILPVLEGIQQSGRPLLIIAEDVEGEALATLVVNKLRGILNIAAVKAPGFGDRRKAMLQDIAALTGGTVISEEVGRTLESATVADLGQAGRVVIDKDNTTIVDGKGDKTAVEARIKEIKIQIENTTSDYDREKLQERLAKLSGGVAVIKVGAATETEMKEKKDRVDDALSATKAAVEEGIVIGGGAALIRAASKVELNLEGDEAIGAAIILRAVNAPLKQIAENAGFDAGVVANNVQCAEDENVGFNAATGEYVNMLEAGIIDPVKVERVALQNATSVASLLLTTEATVSEVKEEKAAAAPAMPDMGGMGGMGGMM
- a CDS encoding Fur family transcriptional regulator, giving the protein MKGTAELLKEHELKVTPQRLKIISMLEKHGHINIEDLYQEMLKEFPSVSLATIYKNINQMIENGLIQEVKLPQAKSVYELIKDPHLHMVCDRCHKVEDIVIGVEKIIEEAENLSGYKIEESFITLRGICPECQAKSR
- a CDS encoding sulfurtransferase, which translates into the protein MIKILMLVAVSLSLFAMEPLVNAEWLKAHLNDKDLVIVDLSSKKLYVKGHIPGAVQSGIGKWRKVNGKFALVRSMEEIETLMRRLGIGKESRVVVYSHHSNSKDMLKPSYVIWAMELYGFKNTAMLDGGLKAWRKAGGKLSKAIPAVEPGDFEASFHPKMAVDLKGVEARIGKVRMLDARPAVFYFGARKQPALKRAGHVSGASSYFWKYSFNDDGTMKPAATIEAMLVDGMGLDPEKEIVTYCTGGLETSMNYFVLHRLLGFTKAKLYDASMKEWANRDDTPMTKYRWE
- a CDS encoding ferritin-like domain-containing protein, with amino-acid sequence MATRGNSIIKGLEIGEVINLLNRAYADEWLAYYQYYIESKVVKGIMKDAAIAELDQHAADELRHAGMVADRIIQLGGTPILHPKEWFEKTNCGYDAPTEFNVLNILEDAIKGEQCAIGVYSQLAEMTQGKDIVTYDIVSQILADEVEHEEDLVALHEDITEFIDQIKGSIS
- a CDS encoding antirestriction protein ArdA; protein product: MLKVYLTDLQAYNEGHWGGKWIELPLTSFELSHTISEVLNEGETVCKTEDHEEYFITDYEWEEEQVLDVEEYANLFELNDQVQKLSELQPYQLKAVRFLLDQGISLDIDDAIASSDEVIIHEGQEMEDVAYNLIQESYNLDNIPALIANHIDYEGIARDLEYEGCYREYDGDIYEYHY